A window from Pseudomonas sp. MRSN 12121 encodes these proteins:
- a CDS encoding quinone oxidoreductase — translation MAKRIQFRAHGGPEVLEYVDYQPAEPGPQQVRVRNKAIGLNFIDTYYRSGLYSPPALPSGLGAEGAGVVEAVGSAVTRFKVGDRVAYGSGPLGAYSDVHVLPADNLVHLPDSIGFEQAAGMMLKGLTVQYLLRQTYPLKGGETVLFHAAAGGVGLIACQWAKALGVKLIGTVSSPEKAALAKSLGAWETIDYSHEDVAKRVLELTDGKKCPVVYDGVGKDTWLTSLDCLQPRGLMVSFGNASGAVEGVNLGILAAKGSLYVTRPSMAAYANNAENLQAMADDLFALVASGQLKIEIGRRYPLTEAAQAQTELAARRTTGSTILLP, via the coding sequence ATGGCCAAGCGTATCCAGTTTCGTGCCCATGGCGGCCCGGAAGTGCTCGAGTATGTGGATTACCAGCCCGCCGAGCCGGGCCCGCAGCAAGTCCGTGTGCGCAACAAGGCCATCGGCCTGAACTTCATCGATACCTACTACCGCAGCGGCCTTTATTCGCCACCGGCCCTTCCTTCGGGCCTGGGCGCCGAGGGGGCCGGCGTGGTCGAGGCCGTGGGCAGCGCCGTGACCCGCTTCAAGGTCGGCGACCGCGTGGCCTACGGCAGCGGACCGCTGGGGGCCTACAGCGATGTGCATGTGCTGCCGGCCGACAATCTGGTGCACCTGCCGGACAGCATCGGCTTCGAGCAGGCCGCCGGCATGATGCTCAAGGGCCTGACCGTGCAGTACCTGCTGCGCCAGACCTACCCGCTCAAGGGCGGCGAAACCGTGCTGTTCCACGCCGCGGCCGGCGGCGTCGGGCTGATTGCCTGCCAGTGGGCCAAGGCCCTGGGCGTGAAGCTGATCGGTACCGTCAGTTCGCCGGAAAAGGCCGCCCTGGCGAAATCCCTCGGCGCCTGGGAAACCATCGACTACAGCCATGAAGACGTGGCCAAGCGCGTGCTGGAGCTGACCGACGGCAAGAAGTGCCCGGTGGTCTACGACGGTGTCGGCAAGGACACCTGGCTGACTTCGCTGGACTGCCTGCAACCGCGGGGGCTGATGGTCAGCTTCGGCAACGCCTCGGGCGCGGTGGAGGGGGTCAACCTGGGCATCCTGGCGGCCAAGGGCTCGCTGTATGTCACGCGGCCGTCCATGGCGGCCTACGCCAACAACGCCGAAAACCTGCAAGCCATGGCCGACGACCTGTTCGCCCTGGTCGCCAGCGGCCAGCTGAAGATCGAGATCGGCCGGCGCTACCCGCTGACCGAAGCGGCGCAGGCGCAGACCGAGCTGGCGGCGCGCCGGACCACGGGGTCGACCATTCTGTTGCCGTAA
- the hemF gene encoding oxygen-dependent coproporphyrinogen oxidase: MTTRTEAVKAYLLDLQDRICAALEAEDGGTHFVEDAWTRPAGGGGRTRVIADGSLIEKGGVNFSHVFGSGLPPSASAHRPELAGRGFEALGVSLVIHPHNPHVPTSHANVRFFIAEKAGEEPVWWFGGGFDLTPYYGNEEDCVHWHRVAEKACAPFGPEVYPRYKAWCDSYFHLKHRNEPRGIGGLFFDDLNEWDFDTSFAFMRAIGDAYLEAYLPIVQRRKAQAYTEKQREFQEFRRGRYVEFNLVYDRGTLFGLQSGGRTESILMSLPPQVRWGYDWKAEPGSEEARLTEYFLQDRDWLAGSA; this comes from the coding sequence ATGACTACCCGCACCGAGGCCGTGAAAGCCTATCTGCTCGACCTGCAAGACCGCATTTGCGCTGCCCTGGAAGCCGAAGATGGCGGTACGCACTTCGTCGAGGACGCCTGGACCCGGCCGGCCGGCGGTGGCGGGCGCACCCGGGTGATCGCCGACGGCTCGCTGATCGAGAAAGGCGGCGTCAACTTTTCCCATGTATTCGGCAGCGGCCTGCCGCCTTCGGCCAGTGCCCACCGTCCCGAACTCGCCGGCCGTGGTTTCGAGGCGCTGGGCGTGTCGCTGGTGATCCACCCGCACAACCCGCATGTGCCGACCTCCCACGCCAACGTGCGCTTCTTCATCGCCGAGAAGGCGGGCGAAGAACCGGTCTGGTGGTTCGGCGGCGGTTTCGACCTGACCCCCTACTACGGCAACGAGGAAGACTGCGTGCATTGGCACCGGGTGGCCGAAAAGGCCTGCGCGCCGTTCGGCCCGGAGGTCTACCCGCGCTACAAGGCCTGGTGCGACAGCTACTTCCACCTCAAGCATCGCAACGAGCCACGGGGCATCGGCGGCCTGTTCTTCGACGATCTGAACGAGTGGGACTTCGACACCAGCTTCGCCTTCATGCGGGCCATCGGCGATGCCTACCTCGAGGCCTACCTGCCGATCGTGCAGCGCCGCAAGGCCCAGGCCTACACCGAGAAGCAGCGCGAGTTCCAGGAGTTCCGCCGTGGCCGCTATGTCGAGTTCAACCTGGTCTACGACCGCGGCACGCTGTTCGGCCTGCAATCGGGCGGACGCACCGAGTCGATCCTGATGTCCCTGCCGCCGCAGGTACGCTGGGGCTATGACTGGAAGGCCGAGCCGGGCAGCGAAGAAGCCCGCCTTACCGAGTACTTCCTGCAGGACCGCGACTGGCTGGCGGGCTCCGCTTAA
- the aroE gene encoding shikimate dehydrogenase — MDQYVVFGNPIGHSKSPLIHRLFAEQTAQRLSYTTQLAPLDDFTGCARAFFIDGRGANVTVPFKEEAYRLADSLTARAERAGAVNTLSKLADGSLLGDNTDGAGLVRDLTVNAGFSLKGKRILLLGAGGAVRGALEPLLAEQPASVIIANRTVEKAERLAELFDDLGPVSASGFDWLREPVDLIINATSASLTGDVPPIAASLIEPGQTVCYDMMYGKEPTAFCRWASEHDAAVSLDGLGMLAEQAAEAFFLWRGVRPDTAPVLAELRRQLAL, encoded by the coding sequence ATGGATCAGTACGTCGTTTTTGGTAACCCGATCGGCCATAGCAAGTCGCCGCTGATTCATCGGCTGTTCGCCGAGCAGACGGCTCAGCGCTTGAGCTACACCACTCAGCTGGCGCCCCTCGACGATTTCACCGGCTGTGCCCGCGCCTTCTTCATCGACGGGCGCGGCGCCAATGTCACCGTGCCGTTCAAGGAAGAGGCCTATCGCCTGGCCGACAGCCTGACGGCCCGCGCCGAGCGCGCCGGTGCGGTGAACACCTTGAGCAAGCTCGCCGACGGCAGCCTGCTGGGCGACAACACCGACGGCGCCGGCCTGGTGCGCGACCTGACGGTCAACGCCGGCTTCAGCCTCAAGGGCAAGCGCATCCTGCTGCTGGGCGCTGGCGGCGCGGTGCGTGGCGCGCTGGAACCGCTGTTGGCGGAGCAGCCGGCCTCGGTGATCATCGCCAACCGCACGGTGGAAAAGGCCGAGCGGCTGGCCGAACTGTTCGACGACCTGGGGCCGGTGTCCGCCAGCGGCTTCGACTGGTTGCGCGAGCCGGTGGACCTGATCATCAACGCCACCTCGGCCAGCCTCACCGGCGATGTGCCGCCGATTGCCGCCAGCCTGATCGAACCGGGCCAGACGGTCTGCTACGACATGATGTACGGCAAGGAGCCGACGGCCTTCTGCCGCTGGGCCAGCGAGCACGACGCGGCAGTTTCCCTGGATGGCCTGGGCATGCTCGCCGAACAGGCGGCGGAGGCGTTCTTCCTGTGGCGCGGCGTGCGCCCGGACACCGCGCCGGTGCTGGCCGAACTGCGGCGCCAGCTGGCGCTCTGA
- a CDS encoding SulP family inorganic anion transporter: MAWPDRHSLLPFLSWLPRQTRASVGRDLLVGLSGAILALPQSIAYALIAGLPPEYGLYAAIVPVLIACLWGSSWHLIGGPTAAISIVLYASVSPLAVPASQDYITLILLLTLLAGVFQWLLGLLRFGALVNFVSHSVVLGFTLGAAVVIALGQLPNLLGLDLPSEATALNSLTSLYAHLDAVDRPSLLLGLGTLVVGVLLKLLAPRWPSLLITLVLSALVVWLWPAMFGQVQLVSAFTGRLPPFSPLPLDLDMILRLLPSAVAVGMLGLVTSLSIARSLSARSEQLLDANQEVRAQGLSNIAGAFFSGYLSSGSFTRSGLSYEAGACSPLAGVFSALWVALFAVAGAGLIAHIPIPAMAGSILLICWGLVDYHGIRALYRVSRAEFVVMSLTCVATLLLELQTAIYAGVLASLFFYLKRTSQPRVQHTREGDEDVLRVGGSIFFGASHYLQVRIQRCQAPRLVIDARQINFIDYSGVTMLHQEARRLLRQNRSLTLRRARTSVVEELRKLEGTEQCPIRFED; this comes from the coding sequence ATGGCCTGGCCCGATCGCCATTCACTCCTGCCGTTCCTGAGCTGGCTGCCGCGGCAGACCCGCGCCAGCGTCGGCCGCGACCTGCTGGTCGGCCTGAGCGGGGCGATCCTCGCGCTGCCGCAATCCATCGCCTATGCGCTGATCGCCGGCCTGCCGCCGGAGTACGGCCTGTACGCGGCCATCGTGCCGGTCCTGATCGCTTGCCTGTGGGGCTCTTCCTGGCACCTGATCGGCGGGCCGACCGCGGCGATCTCCATCGTCCTCTACGCCAGCGTCAGCCCCTTGGCGGTGCCTGCGTCCCAGGACTACATCACCCTGATCCTGCTGCTGACCCTGCTCGCGGGAGTGTTCCAGTGGCTGCTGGGGCTGTTGCGCTTCGGCGCGCTGGTGAACTTCGTGTCCCATTCGGTGGTGCTCGGCTTCACCCTCGGCGCCGCCGTGGTGATCGCCCTCGGGCAACTACCCAACCTGCTGGGCCTGGACCTGCCGAGCGAGGCCACGGCGCTGAACAGCCTGACCTCGCTGTACGCCCACCTCGATGCGGTGGACAGGCCCTCGCTGCTCCTGGGCCTGGGAACGCTGGTCGTCGGCGTGCTCCTCAAGCTTCTGGCGCCGCGCTGGCCGTCGCTGCTGATCACCCTGGTGCTCAGCGCCCTGGTGGTGTGGCTGTGGCCGGCGATGTTCGGCCAGGTGCAGCTGGTCAGCGCCTTTACCGGGCGGCTGCCGCCGTTCAGCCCGCTACCGCTGGACCTGGACATGATCCTGCGGCTGCTGCCCAGCGCCGTGGCGGTGGGCATGCTGGGGCTGGTCACCAGCCTGTCGATCGCCCGCTCGCTGTCGGCGCGCTCCGAGCAGTTGCTCGACGCCAACCAGGAAGTCCGCGCCCAGGGCCTGTCGAACATCGCCGGCGCGTTCTTCTCCGGCTACCTGTCGTCCGGCTCTTTCACCCGCTCCGGGCTGAGCTACGAAGCCGGCGCCTGTTCGCCCCTGGCCGGGGTGTTCTCGGCGCTGTGGGTGGCCCTGTTCGCGGTGGCCGGGGCGGGGCTGATCGCCCATATCCCGATCCCGGCCATGGCCGGCAGCATCCTGCTGATCTGCTGGGGGCTGGTGGATTATCACGGCATTCGCGCGCTGTACCGGGTCAGCCGCGCCGAGTTCGTGGTGATGAGCCTGACCTGTGTCGCCACCTTGCTGCTGGAATTGCAGACGGCGATCTACGCCGGGGTCCTGGCGTCGCTGTTCTTCTACTTAAAGCGCACCTCGCAGCCGCGGGTGCAGCATACGCGTGAAGGCGACGAAGACGTCCTGCGGGTGGGCGGCTCGATCTTTTTCGGCGCCAGCCACTACCTGCAGGTGCGCATCCAGCGCTGCCAAGCCCCGCGCCTGGTGATCGACGCCCGACAGATCAACTTCATCGACTATTCCGGGGTCACCATGCTGCACCAGGAAGCCCGCCGCCTGCTGCGCCAGAACCGCAGCCTGACCCTGCGCCGTGCGCGGACGTCGGTGGTCGAGGAATTGCGCAAGCTCGAAGGCACGGAGCAATGCCCGATCCGTTTTGAGGATTGA
- the choX gene encoding choline ABC transporter substrate-binding protein, whose translation MQKLSTSMAVAWLTLGSAAIPALAWAEQGCETVKMADPGWSDIAATNAIAGFLLEGLGYKAKVDTLAVPIIFGGLKDGQVDVFLGNWMPAQQGFYDKFVANGEVTQLAKNLDGTEFTLAVPDYVWDAGVHDFNDLNPQADKFDRKLYGIGSGAPANLSLQEIIKKNEFDLGQWKLIESSEQAMLAEVSRAVKRQKFVVFLGWTPHPMNVQLKMHYLKGGEKYFGDTGSVYTLTRKGYAQACPNVGKLLTNLSFTQDLENSIMAEVANKKLSNAEAAKAWIKANPAVLEKWLDGVKTRDGKEALPAVQARM comes from the coding sequence ATGCAAAAGTTATCCACAAGCATGGCTGTCGCGTGGCTGACGCTGGGCAGCGCCGCCATCCCGGCCCTGGCCTGGGCCGAGCAGGGTTGCGAGACCGTGAAGATGGCCGACCCGGGCTGGAGCGACATCGCCGCCACCAATGCCATCGCCGGCTTTCTGCTCGAGGGCCTGGGCTACAAGGCCAAGGTCGACACCCTGGCGGTGCCGATCATCTTCGGCGGGCTCAAGGACGGCCAGGTGGATGTGTTCCTGGGCAACTGGATGCCGGCGCAACAGGGCTTCTACGACAAGTTCGTGGCCAACGGCGAGGTCACCCAGCTGGCGAAGAACCTGGACGGCACCGAGTTCACCCTGGCGGTGCCCGATTACGTCTGGGACGCTGGCGTGCATGACTTCAACGATCTCAACCCGCAGGCGGACAAGTTCGACAGGAAGCTCTACGGCATCGGCTCCGGGGCCCCGGCCAACCTGTCGTTGCAGGAGATCATCAAGAAGAACGAATTCGACCTCGGCCAGTGGAAGCTGATCGAGTCCAGCGAGCAGGCGATGCTTGCGGAAGTCTCGCGGGCGGTGAAACGGCAGAAGTTCGTGGTGTTCCTCGGCTGGACCCCGCACCCGATGAACGTGCAGTTGAAAATGCACTACCTCAAGGGCGGCGAGAAATACTTCGGCGACACCGGCAGCGTCTACACCCTGACCCGCAAGGGCTATGCCCAGGCCTGCCCGAACGTTGGCAAGCTGCTGACCAACCTGAGCTTCACCCAGGACCTGGAGAACAGCATCATGGCCGAGGTGGCCAACAAGAAGCTCAGCAACGCCGAGGCGGCCAAAGCCTGGATCAAGGCCAACCCGGCGGTGCTGGAAAAATGGCTGGACGGGGTGAAGACCCGCGACGGCAAGGAGGCCCTGCCAGCCGTGCAAGCCCGTATGTAG
- the betC gene encoding choline-sulfatase has product MKRKNILFIMADQMAAPLLPFYGPSPIQLPHLGRLAAQGVVFDAAYCNSPLCAPSRFTLVSGQLPSKIGAYDNAAEFPADVPTYAHYLRRLGYRTALSGKMHFCGPDQLHGYEERLTSDIYPADYGWAVNWDEPDVRPSWYHNMSSVLQAGPCVRTNQLDFDEEVVFKARQYLFDHVREDGDRPFCLTVSMTHPHDPYTIPKAFWDLYRDADIPLPQTPPQGDLDPHSQRLLKVYDLWDKPLPVDKIRDARRAYFGACSYIDSNVGKLLETLEETGLLDDTIVIFSGDHGDMLGERGLWYKMHWFEMAARVPLLISAPGQFAAGRVSQAVSTADLLPTLVELAGGELQPGLALDGRSLVPHLQGQGGHDEVFGEYMAEGTVGPLMMIRRGRYKFIYSEDDPCLLFDVANDPHEREDLGQSPQYRPLFEDFLREARARWDIPAIHQQVLASQRRRRFVADALSRGKLKSWDHQPLVDASQQYMRNHIDLDDLERKARYPQPCQNQ; this is encoded by the coding sequence GCCGCGCCACTGTTGCCGTTCTACGGTCCGTCGCCCATCCAGCTGCCGCACCTGGGCCGCCTCGCCGCGCAAGGCGTGGTATTCGACGCCGCCTACTGCAACAGCCCGTTGTGCGCCCCGTCGCGCTTCACCCTGGTCAGCGGGCAGTTGCCGAGCAAGATCGGCGCCTACGACAACGCCGCCGAGTTTCCCGCCGACGTCCCGACCTATGCCCATTACCTGCGCCGCCTGGGCTACCGCACCGCGCTCTCGGGCAAGATGCATTTCTGCGGCCCGGACCAGTTGCACGGCTACGAGGAACGCCTGACCAGCGATATCTACCCGGCCGACTATGGCTGGGCGGTGAACTGGGACGAACCGGACGTGCGCCCGAGCTGGTACCACAACATGTCCTCGGTGCTGCAAGCCGGGCCGTGCGTGCGCACCAACCAGCTGGATTTCGACGAAGAGGTGGTGTTCAAGGCCCGCCAATACCTGTTCGACCATGTGCGTGAAGACGGCGACCGGCCGTTCTGCCTGACCGTGTCGATGACCCACCCGCACGATCCCTACACCATTCCCAAGGCGTTCTGGGACCTCTACCGCGACGCGGACATCCCGCTGCCGCAGACGCCGCCCCAGGGCGATCTCGACCCGCACTCCCAGCGCCTGCTCAAGGTCTACGACCTGTGGGACAAACCGCTGCCAGTGGACAAGATCCGCGACGCGCGGCGCGCCTATTTCGGCGCTTGCAGCTACATCGACAGCAACGTCGGCAAACTCCTGGAAACCCTGGAGGAAACCGGGCTGCTCGACGACACCATCGTCATCTTCTCCGGCGATCACGGCGACATGCTCGGCGAGCGCGGCCTCTGGTACAAAATGCACTGGTTCGAAATGGCCGCGCGGGTGCCGCTGCTGATCAGCGCGCCGGGGCAATTCGCTGCCGGCCGCGTCAGCCAGGCCGTCTCGACCGCCGACCTGCTGCCGACCCTGGTGGAGTTGGCCGGCGGAGAATTGCAACCGGGCCTGGCGCTGGACGGCCGTTCGCTGGTGCCGCACCTGCAAGGGCAGGGCGGGCACGACGAAGTCTTCGGCGAATACATGGCCGAAGGCACAGTCGGCCCGCTGATGATGATTCGCCGCGGCCGCTACAAGTTCATCTACAGCGAAGACGACCCGTGCCTGCTGTTCGATGTCGCCAACGACCCGCACGAGCGCGAGGACCTCGGCCAATCGCCGCAATATCGCCCCCTGTTCGAGGATTTTCTTCGCGAAGCCCGGGCCCGATGGGACATTCCGGCCATCCACCAACAAGTACTCGCCAGCCAGCGCCGCCGTCGCTTCGTCGCCGACGCGCTGAGCCGCGGCAAGCTGAAGAGCTGGGACCACCAGCCGCTGGTCGACGCCAGCCAGCAATACATGCGCAACCATATCGACCTCGACGATCTGGAGCGCAAGGCCCGTTATCCACAACCCTGCCAAAACCAATAA